The DNA sequence TTAACTAATCATATGTTTCCTGACAGTGCTGCATGGATTTCAAGCGGCGAAACACCGAATGTGGTGGCTGATTCCTACGGCCTGCCTATGCGGTCTCATTGAGATCATAGGTTGGGCAGGGCGACTATGGTCATCATTCAATGTTTTTAACGACTCAGCGTTCCAAATGCAGTAGGTCATCTCGTAGACGCTATCATCAGAAAGTCCCGGGCGCTTATTTTCAATACAGAATATGCTGCACGATCATCGGTCCAACCCCACTGCTCGCTGCAAGCTTCATCATCCTCGGAAATATCATCAAAAGACTGGGTCCTGCATATAGCCGACTCACCCCTAAGTGGTATACAATTGTCTTCTGTTCCTGCGTGAGTATGCATCAATCATGAGATACAGTATATTTGCTCATCAAAATCCAGGATGTAATCTCTCTAGTTATTCAAGCAATTGGAGGAGGTATGGCTGCCTCCGCTGAAGACACAGATGGTGCAAACAGGGTAAATATATCAATTTTTGGCATCTCATGACACCTACTAAAGCGTTGTATAGGGCGCTGATATCATGCTCGTCGGTATCATTTTCCAGCTACGTGAGTATCTTTCATTTGATGTTGTCTAAAATCCTCGTTGAGTACATCTCGCCCAGTGGTTATTGTATTCTTTGCTATATGCGCCTCCGAGTTCTATTATCGATACCTCAACCGTTTACCCATCATCCGCAAGAGAAATGCTGAGCAAGAAACGAGCTCAAACTCCACTTTGGGCAATTTGCACGATCCTCTCACCAGGAACATTACGATCATGACCTGGGCTCTTGTGTTCAGCACAattgtcttcttcatccgGTATGTTTCTGTTTAACACTATCAGCAGTGAGTATACTAACAGGACTGTCAATCAGTTCAATCTACAGAATCATCGAACTTGCGGATGGATGGAACGGAAGAATTATTCAAACAGAGGTCTATTTCAGTAAGCCAACTTCTGACGCATTTTTTATGTGGGATTATGTGGAAGTATATCTAATCGCTTCTCATAGATGTGCTAGATGGTGTCATGGTTATCCTTGCTATCTATACGCTCAATGCCTTCCATCCTGGACGGTTGCTATCGACGAATGATTCAGAGTATCAGGACAAAGAGGCGAAACTGGAAAACCTTAATGTATGAGAATGGGATGGGAAGCTGCTAATATATACTTATTGAGCCAAAAGGACAACATTCATAGTATTTACTTGTGGACACGCTACGACCTATCATGACCCGCTGTTGTAGTATAGTACTAATAGTACAATATATCAATATAATACCTCGAGAGGAACCGACGACTGGGCAGTTATTTTTCTGCTGATATATAAATCTTTTTATGGTTTTGATAAAGAGCTTCGCTCACTCATGACTGGCTTTTAAAACTTTTTGCTTTAGTCGCGTAGAAATCGCGCACCACGTTCTGTTCACGTGCTGTGCGAAACCGATCACCCAAAACACCCGCAAACCCACCCAACCACAACAAGTCCGCTAATCTTCAATCTTCAATACACACACTTCGTCAGCCCCTAAAATAATCCAGATAACATCTGGGAGCTCTCAGACACAGCCGTACTCTTATTTTCCCTAACTGTCAGTATCTCCTTAATTTAGGCAGAGCCACAACAAGCAGCTTAATTCGGCGACACCATCGCTTCCCACACGCCAGAAGATGTCTTCGACGACGAAGCCAGCAATGCCTACTCGGCTCCCTTCTAATTCTCAACTtccaggaagaagaaaaccTGCATCTCGCTTAGCCTCGCTGGGATTGCCCAACACAAGGAAGAATGCCACCTCGGGGACAGGACCTTCCATGTCGCGCCGGGCGTCAGTCACCGGTCTGACGTCAGGTCCAAAATCACAGAGGACATCCAAGACAACGCACAAGCTCGTTGAACTCCCATCGGCGCCCCAAACTCGGCCGTTGCTAGCTGACATTGGAGATGATTTGACGTTGGGACATGAGATAGACGGTGGTGTGAGGGAGTACAAGAGTCAGGCGGAGCGTATGAACAAGCAGCAGAGGAAAGAGGCGGGGTTCAAGCGGATTACGGCCTACTGCGTGGCAGAGTCATTCAAGATGAAGCTTTTGTCGTCGTTTTTAAAGAGGGAACACAATGTGTCTCCTAGAGCATTTGACGAGGCGTTGTATGTTGTAAGTTTAATTATATCTTCTCTTCTGAAGGTATTATAATTATTGTCCAGATGTATCATTTACCATTACTACCGGGATATGGTCCCAACGCGAATGTTCGCTCTTCTGTGCCAGCCAAAACTCGCACCGGGAAGACCTTCCTGGCGCACCTCTCCGAAGCTGAAGAAAATGGCTACCAAGGCACATATTTCACGTCTCAAGCCGACCGATCCCCCAATGATACTCGAGAAGGCTACATCTCTTCGAGCTCCCCTGTCGAAACTCGCGGGTCCCGGGTCCGAGAGCCTGTTGTCCCTCCGGCACTCGCTCCTCCAGCAGAAACGGACGAAGAAAATGACCCTGGTTTCGTCACCGACCCTGGTTTCGCTACAGAACCTGACGTGGGTTTCGCCACAGAGCCAGAGCTAGAGACACCTTTTTCTGAAACGTCTCCGGGGGTAGTGGCTACACCCAGCTTTGAGGTAGACCCTGGTGCAGAAACAGATCCTGGAGTTTATTCTCAGTGGAAGAAGCCAGTGGTGCCAGAGGAGCCGGCCAAGCCACGGGATGAGGATGTAGCAGAGGTTGTATTTTTTGAGTATGGTGTGGCCGTCTTCTTTGGGTTAGACGAACAGCAGGAAAAAGATATCTTAGAGGACATCACAAACGCCGGGATCTTGAAGCGCAagatggaggaggatgactgggAGATCGAAGAATGTCATTTCATGCACGACCCACACATCGCATACCCTCGCATTTACAACGATTTTTTCAGTAAGTCATCTGTATACTCCTCTGGCGCTGGCTGTTGTATGCAACACAAATCGGGGTCATTGTACGTGTTTCATGTAAGTTTTGCTATATGTTCAAGACAGCAAAAGTGACATGGGACGCGTACCTCGACCTTTGCATGCTGAAATACACCACTCAGTGCCAGTAGTAACTCTTTTATCGGACAACCTGAGCTAACATAACCCTTAGCTCTCAAATCCCGATCCCACTTACTCAAACTTTCCATTGCCCATGCCCTCGCGCAGTCCACTCTCCTCGCGCGCTACGAATCCAACGCCCAGATggtcctctcctctcctctgaCGCTTTCCATTCCCAATCAACTCGCCGCTTCTGGGGCTCTCAAACTCCGTCGCCACGATGCGCTTAAACTCACGGGGCGACTGTTCAAGCTTCGGAGGGACGTCAACCTAGTGTCAAATGTGCTTGACGTTCCGGAACTCTTTTGGAGTGAGGCCAGCTTGAAAGACTTATATGATGCTGTGCGAGAGTACATGGAGATTGGACCGAGAGTACAAGTGTTGAATGAAAAGCTGGGGGTGGCGAGTGACTTTGTTAGTTTATTTTTCTTCGAGAGTAAAGATGGCTAATTCACACAAACTTCGTTTCAGCTGGATGCTATTCACGACCATCTAAATAATTCCGCAATGGAGCGGATAACGTGGATTGTTATTTGGTGTGCCTTTCCGCACAACTCAATATAATTTTAACTCATTGTGGATATTTTGCATAGGCTGATTGTAGTTGCGTGTCTTGTCGAACTGGTATACGCGTTCTCCTATGTCCGTCCCTTCTTTCATGTACTGATTTATATCTCTTCTCCTAGGGTGAGGTGGTTGCCAGACTAGTATTTCACGCAGCGACAACAGGACCCAAATTGCATACCCTTACATCAGCCAGCCCTTCCTTATCTAGTCTTCCTTCAATATCAAGGGAAGAAAGTCTCAAGGTGCTCGAGCGCCTAATGGTGGTCCAGTCGCAATCTCAATCGCGATGACCACTGACAGTGACTGAT is a window from the Psilocybe cubensis strain MGC-MH-2018 chromosome 8, whole genome shotgun sequence genome containing:
- a CDS encoding Sporulation protein RMD8; the protein is MSDIHGTVMTEVEDNPYGYIPTRSTAIIFLALFSISTLLHGFQAAKHRMWWLIPTACLCGLIEIIGWAGRLWSSFNVFNDSAFQMQICCTIIGPTPLLAASFIILGNIIKRLGPAYSRLTPKWYTIVFCSCDVISLVIQAIGGGMAASAEDTDGANRGADIMLVGIIFQLLVIVFFAICASEFYYRYLNRLPIIRKRNAEQETSSNSTLGNLHDPLTRNITIMTWALVFSTIVFFIRSIYRIIELADGWNGRIIQTEVYFNVLDGVMVILAIYTLNAFHPGRLLSTNDSEYQDKEAKLENLNSHNKQLNSATPSLPTRQKMSSTTKPAMPTRLPSNSQLPGRRKPASRLASLGLPNTRKNATSGTGPSMSRRASVTGLTSGPKSQRTSKTTHKLVELPSAPQTRPLLADIGDDLTLGHEIDGGVREYKSQAERMNKQQRKEAGFKRITAYCVAESFKMKLLSSFLKREHNVSPRAFDEALYVMYHLPLLPGYGPNANVRSSVPAKTRTGKTFLAHLSEAEENGYQGTYFTSQADRSPNDTREGYISSSSPVETRGSRVREPVVPPALAPPAETDEENDPGFVTDPGFATEPDVGFATEPELETPFSETSPGVVATPSFEVDPGAETDPGVYSQWKKPVVPEEPAKPRDEDVAEVVFFEYGVAVFFGLDEQQEKDILEDITNAGILKRKMEEDDWEIEECHFMHDPHIAYPRIYNDFFTLKSRSHLLKLSIAHALAQSTLLARYESNAQMVLSSPLTLSIPNQLAASGALKLRRHDALKLTGRLFKLRRDVNLVSNVLDVPELFWSEASLKDLYDAVREYMEIGPRVQVLNEKLGVASDFLDAIHDHLNNSAMERITWIVIWLIVVACLVELGEVVARLVFHAATTGPKLHTLTSASPSLSSLPSISREESLKVLERLMVVQSQSQSR